The genomic region GAGCTGAATTGATCCCAAAATGTTGACCATTGCAGGATATCGCCGTCGAATTCCGGTAAACTCAGTTTCGGTAGCCGGCTGTTTAGATTCGGATTCGTATCCCTGTTGACTTGATTTTCTCGTTCAATTACTTTaatcttttctttaattttgacTTTAAGTTCACACAATATATCTTCGGCTTCTAATTGTACTGTAGATATCTCGGATATGTCATCAGGCGCAGGATCGTTGCTTAATCGAAAGTAGTTGGTCAATTCGGAGCTCAATCTATTTAACAAAGTTTGTAatttcgaagaaataatttctgCTTCTTGTATAACCGTTGGAGATTGAGTGGTTGGATCATCAAGAGTTTCTATTATTTGAGATGCGTTGGTtgataaattttgtaattttgttttcattgagTGCAATATCGCCAAGAGACTTTGATCCATCTTGTCGGTATGTTCGaaatattagtagataaaaGTTTCCTTAAAACGGGTTAGTTGTTTAAGGTTTTTAGAATTTTAGTTGATGTCTTCGTTGTGACCGGGAACTTCGTGGCTCGTCTCTCTATAAATGAAATAGCACCGCTTAGGAGAAAAGCGAGAGAAAAAGAAAGGAAGCGGATTggccaaaacaaaaaattttctttaatctaactaattttatttatctgtgtCAGTATCGTAGATCTATTTTTCAAATGATCGTCCatctttcatttatttcactttAAAGTTCATTTAAAACTTCTATTTAGTTGTTGTGTTACATCAATGTCCTATGGTTTGAATATTCATGGTAACCCTTGTTCTATAAATCTCATATAttcatcaaataatttatcaaataaatttcAACGACTAGTTATAACGAAATAATTTTGTACCGTTGTTGTTGTAGAATGAAATTAATTGGTTATTAGTATCGCGGATAAAGTAAGTAACCGACTTTATCATAAATCAATTTCATAGTCCGGCCCTGTCGTCATAGTGTGACAACGATCTTATCAATAATTGTCAGTCATCTGCCCACAGATGTGTACACAATTCCACTAACATGCTAGAAGGGTTATGCCTACCCTTGCAACAAGATATAGAATGTAGTAAAATAGAGTAGCATTATACCTCTATTCAATAAACTTCTACAAATATTCTtaaatctctgtacattctactGGCTTTTATTTCATGCCTAAGGTTCGCATTGCTAAACCGGGTCTCAATTTTAGTATTTAATCATCTCAGTTACTAGGTATGCGTGGGCACACACACTGTGTGACCATTCAGCATAAGCATTCAATGATTGACCCCTTCGtatcaaaattgtatgatcATAGCAATCTCAAGTcgggtaggtatgtgtgtaactatttAACCGTTCTAGCAAGTCCAGTGTGAATGCACCGGCAAAGGTCAGTGTACTATCGCAGGTGACTGCTCTAGGTACCTATCGTTTATTGTTAATGTCCATATCACTTCACTGTTTCATTCataaaatttgtgaaaaaaaaacaattcctTGCGCACCGAGACGAAGggttttttcacatttataactgtTATACAAGAAACGATAACCTTTAGAATTGGTTTTCTTTCTTactaggtgcggaaccctaaacactTTTGAAATTGACTCATCTTTAAGTCTCAGTTGAATATGAtattacaataatcttaatttGTCAGAAAGTTCATGCGAgctcaaacttttattttaattgatttagtccCACAtggatcaacataattataataattattccactAAACTGCAATAACAGTGTCACTTTATtgtgaatataataattcagaacaTTGGTAATACCGTCGCATCTTTACAATTAGACTTTAACAGAGAATGAGGTTATTCTTAATTTTCGGTTTCCTTTATTCTATTATAGGACTATACGCACAGCATCCTCCTTTATTCttcacattaggtaggtacctatcctttattaaattaaacattgaacatttgtcactattcactacaatgtattgtaggtatttatattaaaactgtcTAAGAAAACGTTAAAATCATCAGTGAAATGCAACATAACTTTgcttatttaaagtaggtattagagTTTAAAGTGTTAGTTATAAGTAGAATTATTCAtcacctgtaggtaggtatcaaaactcaatagtaggaaaaataattttcatgtgtaggtaggtaggtcattcACGCTTAAGAATAATCATATTCAGAACAAATCACATAGCTACGAGAAAACAAGACATGAAAATAACCTATTAAGGTCTAATGGTCTTTGCCGCTCTATacgtgtcgagacttgtcgaGACATGTCTGATTTAGGTCAGTGCATAACAACATTCACAACTTATTTGACAACCCTCTTTCTTTTAGCATTTTTTGCTGAAAGCTCATTTACTGATTTATCAGATCCTCAGCACCTCCACCATGTCGTGGCGCCTCCTGTTTATGCTTAGTTAGACTCGGCTTGCCGCCCGGGTTTGAGGGTTGAAACCAGAgacgtcacgaaggctagtttgtGAATGTTTGATTATGCACTCACCCTTGCTCGATGCGCAGTCTGCTTGCGCGTGCGACACCAGGTTAATGCGCCGTCTCCGCGGCACTGAGGCGACGGGCGAGGAAGCGGCCTTCCTCCCCGTCGCATCGGACAGAATCCATTGCCTCGCACTCTGTAATACGTATATGGGACGGGCAGATTTCGCCTAGACGAAATCTGCCGGGGCTACTGTCTTCCTCGCCGCTAAGCGGGGAAGACCAGTGCTGACTAGCGctaaattaaaggaggaacggttccatcattagcccagccattaggattataattgggtcccattgacctaccgcgtttcggtcaggtaactggctattcgtgccggctcaaagtgccacacctttgcttgctacttacgccgagagttagccggggtcgtcactgacgtcgagagctagctggtctcgtcatctgtatcgagagttagcggttcgacgctaaggcctgccacccgagggcccctacgactctcgatactgacggattactttctcccagccaagtcctgccaacaagggtcccaatggctcccgacgctgacgatttactattccgactaaggcctgccaataaagggcccttacgaatctcgacgttggctacatggaaacgttccttatgcacacaattaatagcaatcaaatatagttacttatagttagccacttacgagtaataatacaggatgcgaggcaccgaactgatgacggtgggcgtgctgtgaggcgaggctgccgtgctcggatccagtcagttaacaaaatggtgggcgccgtggttcgaggcttcgaccacagacagtcggcgtcgcgtttcaagtatagaccattagacccatagagtaaagtcacagacaacttaccatagtattttaagcgtccggctctggattcctctccttctaatctcgttttgctcgttattgtaattagatattataattggatgatttaattttacgatgattactatttatattttgtacaattaactatttcgCGACGTTCGTCGCGACACTCGTCACATAGTCCCATGCCACACAGGTAGTGTGGTTGGGGGATAAGAgatcttcgtccgcgtggatttatgttttaaaaatcccatgagaactctttgactGTCAgggtaaaaagtatcctatatccatcaggatgcaagctacctgtacctaccaaatacctacatgatgcctgcaacttcatccACTTGGATTTAGATGTTTTAAGATTCCTGTGGGGACTCCTTGATTTTTTGAGGCAAAAATAACCTATGTTCTGTTTTCCCATATAATGCAAAATATCTCGGTActgaatttcgttaaaatctgtTGATCAGGTGGGTCGTGAAAACctaacacagacagacacaattctatttctattagAATGGATGAATGAATAAAATGTATTCGTTACAGAAGTCTATTTTCACTGTGCTTAATAATGTGGTAAAAATATTGCAATGAGATGCtaaaatgtaagtacctaagttctctacaataaattatattctTAATAGGGtgtcattttctttttttctgttGTTACCggtttttgattttaatttggcAACATTTTTAATCGATTACGATTACGGTTTTTTATTCTAATAGTTATGACACTCTTGTCTTACCCTATGGTATCTCATCTGCCAtattgttttgttttgcttTTGAGATGGAACTGtggcaaaatattataatgaatctGTAAATATTACAGTTTTTCATCTTTTTAGTAAAAAGTTTCTATTAAGTAAGCCAAACCAAAAGTTTAAtcaagtagtagtagtagtaagtagTTTTAAGCACTTCCATACCAGTTTTAGTTGATAAGAATCCATTGTGAACCCCAAGACCATCATGACGATAAGTTTTTGTTTGCGAGCAGCTATCATGGAAATGTTTTAAACTCAAGTTACAAAGGTAATTTTACTTCCGATGACTTCGGTTTACAGTCTATTGCCTTTTTAATGCAACAATTCTATGttattaaaaaagttattaaaatattctatgttattatgttaaaaaaagtTATGTTATAAAAAATTCTATCTTATTTAAATTCGTTTCAGGACAAAATAAAATGGATCAAATGCAAGCGCCCGTGAGCTTGCCTCACATTGTACAAGTGTATCCACCATCAGTGTCCATCCACCCTTCCCTGCAATCTCAAGGAAAGCTCTCATACCAACAGACCATAACCTCTGAATCCCTACACATACCAATTTCATCTCACATACATGAAATGCAAAACCAGCATCTGATATCGCAGAATCAAACTGTTATGTCGTGCCAGCAGATACATCTGCAGAATGTTCAACCGTTGCAAACTCAGATGCAGTCACAGGTATGAACAGAAATTTTGGTTGGGGCTTAACTTATTTCTTTTCTTCGAAGTACTGCATTAACAGTACTGCTGTAGGTGAGGTGAGGTACTTCCTAGGTGGAGTATTTTGTAATAACATGTTATTATGAACTACCTCATGAAGTACTCCACCTGTTAGaatggtaaaatgtataaggctcatcagacattgtttcaacctatttgtacctgcattttattgaataaataaatcatttattcattcatcCATTCACCTATAAAGTACCTCACTTCACATAAACTTAGGTTGTAAAGCAGTTAAAATtgcagtaggtatgtattatttatCATCATTTGGTTTGTGGTTCTGTAAAACTTGACAGACTAAGAGGGTTTCATGCTCTTAAAAGTTTGAAAACTGTCTGACATACTACATACTACTGTTTtgccaattttttaaatttcattacaAATTAGCTCTCACCtattaggctgagatctatagagcggcagagcgcactttgactttgctcagactatatatagatatagctttgtctcgttttaactctaagctaagtcagagtgcgctctatagatctcacccttagactaTGATCTCACCTGAAAGTGAtgagatgatgcagtcttagatgatAGCGGGTGTGGTGGTTTTTATTACACCTATAGCCCTCCAGAAGCCGAAGATCAGAgaccatttagaaattataaattcccaaattgcccctgctggAAATTGAACCGGGACCTCctatttataagaccacagcgctcaccactgcgccagggagattgTCAAAAGTCACAAACAATGATTTGACTTGATTTGTTACTACCTTCAAAAGTTCTAACAACTTTTGAAACTagttgtacattattttgtgtTGCAGGTCTTACAAGGCGACATGAGCCAGCAACTACAAATCACGTCGCACGTCATTCTCCCTCCCGTGCCGATGTTCAAGCAGCACTTGCTGACTAACACACTACAGCAGCAGTTCTACGGGCAGTATGAGACGCTCTTGAAGGATGCCCACTGCGTTGTTGCCAAAGTTGAGCCTGTGCAAGTTGTCAGTGACAAGCAGATTGAGTAAggattaatctaaatatatacttaaaaggaaaaggtgactgactgactgaccgactgatctatcaacgcacagctcaaactactggacggatcgggctgaaatttggcatgcagatagctattatgtcgtaggcatctgctaagaaaggatttttgaaaattcaacctcaatgggggtgaaataggggtttgaaattcgcctagtccacgcggacgaagtcgcaagtataagctagttaataatattttagtgttATACTTGTATTACAAACCAGCTTTACTCACGCAtttagttgacgttagcccaactagtttGGAACCCAtatggaaaccgctttttgacgctaagactatgtcagtcgtgggacaggacaccattagctccgttTACCTGGATTACGGTGACAGGTCCAGCGATAAAGAGCAGCAGGCACTGTCGGGAGACAATCCTCAGCTGTAATCTATCAACGccgaccgccgccgccgccgccgtacaggaccgatcgggctgaaattcggcatgcagatagctattatgacgtaggcatccgctaagaaaggaattttgaaaatgcaacccctaagggggtaaaatagagatttgaaatttgtgtagtccacccggacgaagtcgcgggaataagctagttagtcataactaacaaggctaatattcttcaaaGAAAAAATCTTTTCATTTCAGAGTCAAACCAGAATGTCAAATCGAAGGAGATACTGTAGATGTCGCCTCCATGAAAAAGCGTCGCAACCAAATGCCGAACCCTAGCAAATGGGCCTGCAATGTTCGCAAGCTGAAGCATCAGAGAGGGGAGGCCTACGTGAGCAGGCGGGGCAAATTGGTCCCCGAACGACGAGTTAGGAACACTAAAGACTGCCTAAAATCCTGTAGATACAAGTGCAACGAAAGAATCAACGACGTAGATCGACAACACATATTCAAAGCTTTTTATTCCCTAAATGCAAATGAAAAGAAACATTTTCTACTTAATACAACAGAACGAAATTATGTTAAAAACAACAAACTTATGGATGGCAATCATAAAAGAAAGTATTCTTTCAAGTATTTCTTTTTAGTTCGAGCGGTTAGGTATACGGTATGCAAGAATTTTTACTTAGGCACCCTAGCGATATCTCAGAAGCCTGTTTATAATGTCCATTCAGGTAAATCTGACATGAACCTACCGAAACCTGATGGCAGAGGTCTATCAGAGGCTAGTGCTCATTCTTTGCCTACCGAAGTCAAGGACAGGGTCAGAAAACATATAATGTCTTTTACAACAGTCGATTCGAAACCGATAAAGCAGTTTTCGAGAAAAAAACAGTATTTAGAGTCAAATCTAACAATAAAACaaatgtataatatgtatgtaaccGATTGTAGTGGAGACGACGAGGTACTTGTTAAGGAATCCATGtatagaaagatttttaaacAAGAATTTAATTTGCATTGCAAAAAGGATAAGAATAGCCAGATTTTTTGTTGTAGGTGTAAAAGTTCTATTAAGAAAAAGTGATCGGTCATTTAATTTAAAGGTGTAaactaattcatcatcatcatcatgatcaacccatcgccggctcactacagagcaagggtctcctcaaagtgagaagggttttggcccatagttcgatcccgggcacgcacctcttaactttttttaaatagagatagcgagctaacgagcaggcgggtcacctgatgttaagtgattaccgccggccatgaacatttgcagcaccagaggaaccaccaatgcgttgccggcttttcaggaatttgttggtccgccccttgaataaccccatgtaatcatggaggagggagagcggggaccctgagatacaggttttgcaaacttacttcagggtccctggcacaattttaaaaagaccttttaaaacaaataaatcattttcatttcatttcatttcaatctaaagggaacaccgccgaagggagttggttccagtttgcatgtcataagctaccatacaaaacaaaaaggaacgtattttgacggactcggatcggatgagtgtgtaaccgccgttattcttaattatttagttttatttcgaATAAAATatctctttttttaaaaatattgattaagAATATAAGTGTACTTACTAGTCAACagaaagatttattattttagattaaGACTTTGTTTATTGGAGGTCCAAAAGCTGGTCGCTGGTTTTCTAGagaaaaaacctgccaagtgcgagtcagactcgcgcatcgagaaTTGCGTACCTTAAATAATGTCAAAAACTACAATGTATACTACTATAATACTATTAAAGTTCAATGCGTTGTTTACTGGCGGGAATTATCCCGTTGTTTAAGGCATTGTTCAccattatagcacaagtaaaggaaaaaatcctaaaaccgtgaatttgtatttatatatcacaaaaataaaaagtgtttcattttgtatgatggtacggaacacttcgtgtgcgagtccggctcgcacttgcCTGGGTTTTCGGTTTCAGACTTAATCAGTCTGTTATTGTGTGTGCGCTTCCTTATATTAAGTgtgctttatataatactagctgtgcccgcgatttcgtccgcgtggcattaggttttttaatcccgtgggaactctttgattttccgggataaaatttagcctatgtcactctccaggtctttattaataaatatgcaaaaaatcacgtcaatccgttgcaccgttgcgacgtgataaaaggacaaaccaacaaacaaacacactttcgcatttataataagggtactgatactgaACTAAAATGTTATAGTCTGTTTAAATGTACGATAACTTTTTATTCTTGTACATTTGCATGAAGCATTAacgaaataaatatattttttttataaaattatcctTTTATTTTCATGCCTTTCTCCTACATCAAGGTGTACTTACTACCTCCCTAACTAGAaattctgtttttagggttccgtaggaacCATATTAtgttcacttcgttgtctgtcaacaagtacctactcaagttacagcgatcacgcactcatccgatccgaatccgtgaaaatacggatataaaaaatatcttcgACATATGtgataagctaccatacaaatataactctgattttccaggataaaaagaagcctatagccttcccagggatgcaagctatcacactttacaaaatttcgtagaaatcggttgaacggatgggtcatgaaaggctagcagacagacagacacactttcgcatttataatattattatgaatcatTAAGTATCTATAGCTATATTTTGTGTATGTTGTAGATGAGAAATGAATGAAAGTCATTAGTTTTGGTTTGATTTTAATACTTAAAATCTACGTGACGTACAAATAACTATCTTACGTAACTTTGGTGAACAACTTAGGCAAGACAATCTTTATTCTTTGTTACACTACACACTGTGACCATGCACCTTATTCGAGCCTACAATACGTTTAGTATTAAGCCTAAAACAAACACAAAGGACTCGTGACGTCACACTGCTTGCGCGCGTACGGGTATACAATTTGTTAGACCATTTTTCGCGCTGATCTTCAGTGCTCGCAACCCAAACCGCGCTGACTTGTCATCTTAAAGAATGTTTCATAGTAAAGCGTAAAACGTGTACATCCGCGCACAGCTTTTAGGGCTGACCAGTCGAGTGTTATTCAGGAACAATTTATACTTCGTAGGTATTTTGAATAGTCAGCGTCAACGATCAGCGTGAGAAGAAAACGTGCAGCCTGAGGTCTCTTACAGTGCGAAGCGGAGGATCCGCGCTTACCGTCCATGTTGAACGCAAGGTGTATCAGTGTAAAAGCGGTTAAATGACAGGTGCGGCGGTTAAATAGactgaagccacacgatgcgttttcggtgcgttgcggcgctgCGCACCGGTGTGGATTTTGGCACTGCGTTGCAGCTCCGGCAAAAAATATGGCGTTGTAACGCACCACCTCTCCCCGCCTATTTTCTTTGGTCCCAAGTACGTCgtgcgtgcggtgcggtgccgcacgatgtcgtaacgcatcgtgtggcatggtaagtacagcgatttctatgtaggatgacgcaccgctcaggcgccgcaccgccaacgaaacgcatcgtgtggcttcactcatAGCCACCTCGATACAAATTACGACAATATATCATCAATGTAGCACAAACGTTAATTTTATCGTACGTTTTGTATGATAAGTTGCGGCAGCTACTTACTTGACCAATCCGCCATTTAACCAATGCGGGCAGCCTTGCAACTTTTACAAACAGTGTGGTACACGGTTCCGTCTCGCCTTATGTATGTGTAGGGCTTAATACTAGTAAACTTAAAGCACGAACTCTAGTGAATTCTAGCGGGTATCAGCACGCAGACCAGGTCTTCGTCTTCGCCGTTCTGCAGTTCCCATTTGACGTCCACCTTCACTTTAGGGTACGACTTGAGGATGGGGAATGTTGCTTTGTAGCTTGATTTGGTTCCAGCctgaaaaatatcaaataaaactataacaaaCTGAAAAAGATcaaataaaactataacaaaCTGAAAAAGATCAAATAAAACTACTTACAACAAACTGAAAAAGATcaaataaaactataacaaaATGAACAACGATTTAGTGGGAATTGTATTCGGTTTGGTCACGAAACTAACATGaaaaagtttgtttttattGCTGAAAGTTGATCGATTAAGCAAGAGAAATAAAAAgcctaagtattaaaaaataaaataaaaataataaaaacaatttattcaattaaattttacaagtaggacttttgaatcgtcaaatctaccactggtttggaatgccttttctaccgagaaATTACGGTCTCTCTTGTGTTACTGCCATACATGTGCACaggctattttaaaaaaaattgcgagcaaacgagcagacgagtcacttgatgttaagtgattatcgctgcccatgaacatttgcagctccagaggaaccgccaatgcgttgccggcgtgaatatacatataatatgacCTGCGGCTAGAGGTGGGTACTGGGTATACCTTGATGGGGCAAGTGAGTCCACAGTCCTTGCAGGCGTCGGGCTGCGGCAGAGGGAAGGGCACGGGCAGGTTCATGATGACTCCGTGCACCACCGTCTCCAGGCTCTTTATGTCCACCGCTGGAAGGAAAATACACGTTCTTAATGAAAAACAGCTTCTTGGGTTGGTTTCAGAAAACAACCTGAGGAAACTCAGTATATTGCTGGTGTACGTTGCGCGTTCCAGCTTAGAAGGCTTGTTGAAATGAAGGtaaactgcaatctcacctggtggtaagtgatgatgcagtctatgatggaagcgggctgacctggaaggggtatggcagtttttattattattaaacctatgccccttttggtttctacagggcatcgtaccggaacgctaaatcgcttggcggcacggctttgccggtagggtggtaactagccacggccgaagccacccaccagaccagaccagaagtttagaaattataaaattcttaacccccgcctggaatcgaacccgagacctcccactagtaagaccacagtgcttaccactgcgccaggcagGCCTGCAGAACCttgttaaataggtacctacttatagggaACATACAAGGGTAAGTAAGCTTACAAGGAGTGAAGTCAACGCTTATGGTGACATTGGAGTTCCGCTTCAGCACACACTCTTTGGCGTCCTCCAAGCACCCGCTGACCCCCACGCTTTGCACACTTGATAGTTTCGAAcctggaaataaaaaaaacgtattTCATTCCATTTATTTGCCTTCAATTtacaattaagttttttaaaacaagaCACATCTGCATCAGGATCGACAGATTATCTGCTTATCGTCAGAAAGTCTTAAGGAAAATGaagtttcttttcttttttatggttccgtatctcaaaaggaaaaacggaaccctgtctgtctgtctgtcggtctgtcaagaaacctacagggtacttcccgttgacctagaatcatgaaatttgacaggtagataggtcttatagcagacagtcaaaaatctgaaaaccgtgcatttgtggttacatcactcaaaaaaattaaattgtggtcatgaactaataaaatagtaggtattttcaattttcgaagtaagataactatatcaagtggggtatcatatgaaagtcttcacctgtgcattctaaaacagatttttatttattcttatgcgccatagtttttgaattatcgagcaaaatgtcgaaaaatacgactgtagtacggaaccctcgtgcgcgagtctaactcgcacttggccggttttttctaacAATTCGTTTCTGTCTCTCCATCCATCATGGCGCGTAGGTCATGAAGGGATAAAATGTACTGCGTACCTACTCTAGTTTTGATGTATAAGTTGAGTTAGGTCACACGtcattctgtacccgtagtataagattttacgtctcaccaaaccaaaccaaattcgagagtcgaaatacttccgcgttacagtaaactagatcttaaacgccttgttttaaagctcaagtttgtctacacttctacagccagcgctccaagcggaaacattgcgaaattaaaatcagtggcattgaatatttgacttcaattcaaggctgtttaggtccattttactgtaacgcgcaagtatttcgactctcgaatttggtttcgtttggtgagacgtaaaatcttgtactacgggtactgaactcCGTCCAAAATAATCTCGTTTTTCGTTGGCGTCGCGTGACGACGGCGCCGGTGCAGTGGACAAACGCCCTAACTGCCAAACCGGGACAATTAACTTACTGACCGGGACACCGGGACACAACGCTTCAGACCGGGACTGGTCCCGGTGTACCGGGACGTATGACAGCCCTatactaataagtaggtaacatcATCGGCTGATTCACGCGGGGTCATTGTTGACTCGATGCAATTACTGAAATGCGACATTGTTATAATGTGCAAGCTAAATTCGTTCCTAATGCAATAATTTTAAGCTCTTTTTCACTGTGGCACATTGCGCGAACTGAGCTACCTGTTGAGTCGATACTGTAAAATTGCGATGATAGCTATTTACATGGGTATGCTATTCGCGgtattgtaccggaacgctaaatccaAGTGGTAAACATTACTTCagcatcaccatcatcatcaaccaatagacgtccactgctggactaggtctcttgtagggacttccacacgccacggtcttgcgccgcctgaatccagcggcttctgcgactcgtctgatgtcgtccgtccacctagttgggggtcttccaatactgcatcttccggtgcgagatcaccattccagcaccttgggagtgggaccccaacgtctatcggttttacgaactgtgtgccctgttacttcagcttcgcaacccgttgagtcggttactctagttctcctacggatctactTTACTACGCTATAAACCAGAAATTACCTAGGTTGGTACTAGCCtagctatacttacctactatataaaaaaaccagccaagtgcgagttagataGTAGGCACAGAATCGAGAGTTTCGTACTGCAGTcggattttttgacattttggatgatacataaaaaaccattatgcataaaaagaaataaaaatctgttttagaatttacaggtaaagccctttcaaatgataccccacttgaacaAACACAAGTGGTTTT from Maniola hyperantus chromosome 16, iAphHyp1.2, whole genome shotgun sequence harbors:
- the LOC117989552 gene encoding uncharacterized protein, which produces MDQMQAPVSLPHIVQVYPPSVSIHPSLQSQGKLSYQQTITSESLHIPISSHIHEMQNQHLISQNQTVMSCQQIHLQNVQPLQTQMQSQVLQGDMSQQLQITSHVILPPVPMFKQHLLTNTLQQQFYGQYETLLKDAHCVVAKVEPVQVVSDKQIEVKPECQIEGDTVDVASMKKRRNQMPNPSKWACNVRKLKHQRGEAYVSRRGKLVPERRVRNTKDCLKSCRYKCNERINDVDRQHIFKAFYSLNANEKKHFLLNTTERNYVKNNKLMDGNHKRKYSFKYFFLVRAVRYTVCKNFYLGTLAISQKPVYNVHSGKSDMNLPKPDGRGLSEASAHSLPTEVKDRVRKHIMSFTTVDSKPIKQFSRKKQYLESNLTIKQMYNMYVTDCSGDDEVLVKESMYRKIFKQEFNLHCKKDKNSQIFCCRCKSSIKKK
- the LOC117989558 gene encoding ecdysteroid-regulated 16 kDa protein-like isoform X2, which translates into the protein MLFQITIAVLVASAQAKFYTDCGSKLSSVQSVGVSGCLEDAKECVLKRNSNVTISVDFTPSVDIKSLETVVHGVIMNLPVPFPLPQPDACKDCGLTCPIKAGTKSSYKATFPILKSYPKVKVDVKWELQNGEDEDLVCVLIPARIH